The proteins below come from a single Prolixibacter sp. NT017 genomic window:
- a CDS encoding acyltransferase, which produces MADYFAHSTAVIDDDCVIGEGTKIWHFSHVMSNSKLGEKCNLGQNVVISPNVVLGNNVKVQNNVSVYTGVICEDDVFLGPSMVFTNVINPRSFINRKDEFRQTIVRKGATIGANSTIICGIEIGEFALIGAGAVVTKDVPAYALIVGNPGRQIGWVSEYGHRLEFSATGEAVCPESNQKYRLENNQVKRI; this is translated from the coding sequence ATGGCCGACTATTTTGCACATTCAACTGCCGTTATCGATGACGATTGCGTCATTGGTGAGGGAACGAAAATCTGGCATTTCAGCCACGTGATGTCGAACTCAAAGCTGGGAGAGAAGTGCAATCTGGGGCAGAATGTGGTCATTTCGCCCAATGTGGTATTGGGTAACAATGTGAAGGTGCAAAACAACGTTTCGGTGTACACCGGTGTCATCTGCGAGGACGATGTTTTTTTGGGACCTTCCATGGTTTTTACCAATGTCATTAATCCGCGCAGTTTCATCAACCGGAAGGACGAATTTCGGCAAACGATTGTGCGGAAAGGTGCTACCATCGGAGCCAATTCGACGATTATTTGTGGCATTGAAATCGGAGAGTTTGCGCTTATCGGAGCCGGTGCTGTGGTGACGAAGGATGTTCCGGCGTATGCGCTAATTGTTGGTAATCCGGGGCGACAGATTGGTTGGGTGAGTGAGTACGGGCATCGCCTGGAATTCTCCGCAACAGGAGAAGCGGTTTGTCCGGAAAGCAATCAAAAATACAGACTGGAAAACAACCAGGTAAAACGAATTTGA
- a CDS encoding DegT/DnrJ/EryC1/StrS aminotransferase family protein — translation MTVKKIQMVDLHGQYLKMKPEIDQAIQDVIDSSVFINGQPVKEFAGELAEYLDSKFVIPCANGTEALQVAYMALGLEPGDEVIMPAFNYVASAEAAALMRLKPVFVDVHPATYNIDVNQLEKVITSKTKAIVVVHLFGQSVDMEPILSLARKHEIKVIEDNAQALGAVYSFQDGAQHKAGVMGDIGTTSFFPTKTLGCYGDGGAIFTNNEELASVSRMIASHGQAKKYTFERIGLNSRLDTMQAAILRVKLKRLDEWNRARQKAAVIYDELLGDVEGIVTPSRSGFSTHVFHQYVVRVTGKSRDKVKDRLKAAGIPSMVYYPSPLHLQKAFAYLGYNEGDFPVAEKLCNEVLALPIHTELQREEQERIVSKLKEIIQ, via the coding sequence ATGACGGTAAAAAAAATACAAATGGTCGATTTGCACGGGCAATATCTGAAAATGAAGCCCGAAATCGATCAGGCAATACAGGATGTAATCGATTCCTCTGTTTTTATCAATGGACAACCGGTTAAGGAATTTGCCGGCGAATTAGCTGAATACCTGGATAGCAAATTTGTGATTCCCTGTGCCAATGGCACCGAAGCATTGCAAGTGGCTTATATGGCACTCGGGTTGGAGCCGGGCGACGAAGTTATTATGCCGGCGTTCAATTATGTGGCTTCCGCCGAAGCCGCTGCTTTGATGCGGTTGAAGCCGGTTTTCGTTGATGTGCATCCCGCTACGTACAATATTGATGTAAACCAGTTGGAAAAGGTTATCACATCAAAAACCAAAGCAATTGTCGTTGTGCATCTTTTCGGGCAATCGGTTGATATGGAACCTATCCTTTCGCTGGCGCGGAAACATGAGATTAAGGTGATAGAAGACAATGCCCAGGCATTGGGAGCAGTTTACTCGTTTCAAGACGGAGCCCAACACAAAGCCGGCGTTATGGGCGATATTGGGACCACATCATTTTTCCCGACCAAGACATTGGGGTGTTATGGTGATGGGGGCGCTATTTTTACCAATAATGAAGAGCTGGCTTCGGTTTCCCGGATGATAGCAAGCCACGGACAGGCAAAAAAATATACCTTTGAAAGAATCGGGTTGAATTCGCGCCTCGATACCATGCAGGCAGCGATTCTTCGCGTGAAGCTGAAACGACTCGATGAATGGAACCGTGCCCGGCAGAAAGCTGCGGTAATCTATGATGAATTGTTAGGGGATGTGGAAGGAATTGTGACGCCATCGCGAAGTGGATTTTCGACCCACGTTTTTCATCAGTATGTTGTCCGGGTAACCGGAAAGTCAAGAGATAAGGTGAAAGATAGATTGAAGGCAGCCGGCATTCCGTCGATGGTTTATTACCCGTCGCCATTGCATCTGCAAAAGGCGTTTGCGTATTTGGGCTACAACGAAGGAGATTTCCCGGTAGCAGAAAAACTTTGCAATGAGGTGCTGGCACTGCCAATCCATACGGAGTTACAGCGTGAAGAACAAGAACGGATTGTTTCGAAGTTGAAAGAAATTATACAATAA
- a CDS encoding glycosyltransferase family 4 protein — MKKRVLIITYYWPPSGGAGVQRWLKFSKYLPDFDWEPVILTVDPENASYAQWDKTLREDIRDDLRVYHTLSFEPYSIYRMLSSRKEIPYGGFSNEGKPSRFQKISRFIRGNFFLPDPRRGWNIFAVKAAKKIIEEQQIDIVVTTGPPHSTHLIGRRLKNDLGVRWCADFRDPWTDIYYYENLYHTRWAKSLDRRMEQSVLSRADAVVTVSHDIRGLLRSKVAKADADKFHVISNGYDHVDFEGAERQEPDRFTITYTGTVAPIYRAENFAKAVARFKQHVNEPFRIRFVGKMDQHILSVFREQGLEEELDLISYVPHEESISYILNASVLLLLIPDVPGNKGIVTGKFFEYLAAGNPMLVLGPEDGEVAELLKETGAGEIFNPGRVESIEQQLITYFEQYKSGTLRKTNPPIESFSRKALSGKLSEALNRCI; from the coding sequence ATGAAGAAACGGGTATTAATCATAACCTATTACTGGCCGCCCAGCGGAGGAGCTGGCGTTCAGCGCTGGCTCAAGTTTTCTAAATATCTTCCCGATTTCGATTGGGAGCCGGTGATATTAACGGTTGATCCGGAAAACGCATCCTACGCTCAGTGGGACAAAACCCTTCGGGAAGATATCAGGGATGATTTGAGAGTTTATCATACCTTATCTTTCGAGCCATATTCTATCTACCGGATGCTTTCATCCCGAAAGGAAATACCCTATGGCGGGTTTTCCAATGAAGGGAAACCTTCCCGGTTTCAGAAAATATCGAGATTTATCCGGGGTAATTTTTTCCTGCCCGACCCGCGTCGTGGATGGAATATCTTCGCTGTAAAGGCAGCTAAAAAGATTATTGAAGAGCAGCAGATTGATATAGTTGTAACCACCGGGCCACCGCATTCGACTCATCTCATCGGAAGGAGGCTTAAAAATGATTTGGGCGTACGTTGGTGTGCCGATTTTCGTGATCCCTGGACGGATATCTATTATTACGAAAATCTCTATCATACCAGGTGGGCCAAGTCGCTCGATCGAAGAATGGAACAATCAGTGCTTTCGCGGGCAGATGCAGTTGTTACGGTGAGCCATGATATTCGCGGGCTTCTTCGTTCCAAAGTGGCTAAAGCTGATGCGGATAAGTTTCATGTCATTAGCAATGGTTACGATCATGTCGATTTTGAGGGAGCAGAGAGACAGGAACCCGATCGTTTTACTATTACCTATACGGGAACAGTTGCTCCTATTTACCGGGCTGAGAATTTTGCCAAAGCTGTAGCCCGGTTCAAACAACACGTAAACGAGCCGTTCCGTATTCGGTTTGTAGGTAAAATGGATCAGCATATTTTGTCGGTTTTTCGAGAACAGGGACTGGAAGAGGAGCTTGATTTGATTAGTTACGTCCCGCACGAGGAGTCAATATCTTATATACTCAATGCATCTGTATTGCTGTTACTGATTCCCGATGTGCCCGGCAACAAGGGCATTGTCACAGGAAAGTTCTTCGAGTACCTTGCAGCTGGAAATCCAATGTTGGTTTTGGGACCTGAAGATGGAGAAGTTGCTGAATTATTAAAAGAAACCGGTGCGGGCGAAATTTTTAATCCTGGACGTGTGGAATCCATCGAACAGCAATTGATAACTTATTTTGAGCAATACAAGTCAGGCACGCTTAGGAAAACGAATCCGCCCATTGAATCTTTCTCCCGAAAGGCTCTTAGCGGAAAGTTGTCCGAGGCCCTGAACAGATGCATATAA
- a CDS encoding nucleotide sugar dehydrogenase, with translation MIASKLEKKETSLAVVGLGYVGLPLALAFAGKIKVIGFDIDERRLKLLNQNIDPSGELESDDFDGCDIRYTNNKAELAGASFFVVTVPTPVDEYKIPDLSPLKNATGTVASALKKGDYVVYESTVYPGTTEEVCLPILEQLSGLKAGVDFSFGYSPERINPGDKVHTVEETIKIVSGNNEQALDEIAKVYEMVVRPGVHRAPQIKVAEAAKVFENTQRDINIGLVNELSKIMDLMNVNTYDVLEAAGTKWNFLKFYPGLVGGHCIGVDPYYLTHKARSLGFHPMMMDSGRIINDSMSSHVAMNTVKMLIKAGHEVQGARALVFGITFKEDVSDFRNSKVAEVVHHLEDFGVEVDVMDPLVEPDRLEEECHIRLTEKPEGKYQAIILAVSHRDYIDLSQEYFESLATERPVFIDIRGIYRRKITGFNYWSL, from the coding sequence ATGATAGCATCGAAGCTGGAAAAGAAAGAGACATCGCTGGCAGTTGTCGGCCTGGGCTACGTGGGACTGCCGCTGGCTTTGGCTTTCGCCGGAAAAATTAAGGTAATTGGCTTTGATATTGATGAACGCCGCCTGAAACTGCTGAATCAAAATATCGATCCTTCCGGAGAGCTGGAGAGTGACGACTTTGATGGCTGCGATATTCGCTACACCAACAACAAGGCCGAACTGGCCGGTGCTTCGTTTTTCGTGGTAACCGTGCCCACACCGGTCGACGAATATAAAATCCCCGATTTAAGTCCGTTGAAAAACGCTACCGGAACAGTTGCCTCTGCCCTGAAGAAAGGCGATTATGTGGTGTACGAATCGACGGTTTATCCGGGTACCACCGAAGAAGTTTGCCTGCCTATCCTGGAGCAATTGTCAGGCCTGAAAGCGGGTGTCGATTTTTCGTTCGGTTATTCGCCCGAGCGCATCAATCCGGGCGACAAGGTGCACACGGTGGAAGAAACCATCAAGATTGTTTCCGGAAACAACGAACAGGCGCTTGACGAGATCGCCAAAGTTTATGAAATGGTCGTTCGTCCGGGCGTGCACCGGGCGCCGCAGATAAAAGTGGCCGAAGCCGCCAAGGTTTTCGAGAACACCCAGCGCGACATCAACATCGGGTTGGTAAACGAGTTGTCGAAAATCATGGATCTGATGAACGTGAACACCTACGATGTATTGGAAGCAGCCGGAACCAAGTGGAACTTCCTGAAGTTCTATCCGGGGCTGGTTGGCGGACATTGCATTGGCGTCGACCCGTATTATCTCACCCATAAGGCCCGTTCGCTGGGTTTTCATCCCATGATGATGGACAGTGGCCGCATTATTAACGACTCAATGAGTTCGCATGTGGCCATGAACACCGTGAAAATGCTGATTAAAGCAGGCCACGAAGTGCAGGGCGCCCGGGCTTTGGTTTTTGGTATAACCTTTAAAGAAGATGTGAGCGATTTCCGGAACTCCAAAGTTGCCGAAGTGGTGCATCATCTGGAGGATTTTGGTGTGGAAGTAGACGTGATGGACCCGTTGGTCGAACCCGACCGGCTGGAAGAGGAGTGCCACATCCGGTTAACCGAAAAGCCTGAAGGAAAATACCAGGCAATTATTCTGGCGGTTTCGCACCGCGATTATATCGATTTAAGCCAGGAATATTTTGAGTCATTGGCTACTGAACGGCCGGTTTTCATCGACATTCGCGGAATTTATCGTCGGAAGATAACCGGATTTAATTACTGGAGCCTTTAA
- a CDS encoding glycine--tRNA ligase, which produces MAQEDLFKKLIAHCKEYGFVFPSSEIYDGLAAVYDYGQYGVELKNNIKKYWWDSMVLLHENVVGLDSAIFMHPTTWKASGHVDAFNDPLIDNKDSKKRYRADVLIEDQLAKYEAKIDKEIEKAKKKFGDSFDEAKFRETNPRVLANLEKWKELHERFSKAMNDMDLADLKQIIIDYKIVCPISGTGNWTDVRQFNLMFATEMGSTADGASKIYLRPETAQGIFVNYLNVQKTGRMKIPFGIAQIGKAFRNEIVARQFIFRMREFEQMEMQYFVRPGSEMEWFEKWKATRMAWHKALGFDENSYRFHEHEKLAHYANAAVDVEYKFPFGFKEVEGIHSRTNFDLSQHQEFSGKKIQYFDPEINESYVPYVIETSIGVDRMFLQVVSAAYCEEEIEGANGKKDSRVVMKLPPALAPVKLAVMPLVKKDGLPEKARAIIDTLKFEFNCRYDEKDSIGKRYRRQDAVGTPFCITVDHQTVEDDTVTIRYRDTMEQERVSINDLRNIIHDQVSYKNLFEKIG; this is translated from the coding sequence ATGGCTCAGGAAGATTTGTTTAAGAAGCTAATCGCCCACTGCAAGGAGTACGGGTTTGTATTCCCGTCGAGTGAAATCTACGACGGCCTGGCGGCTGTTTACGATTACGGACAGTATGGTGTTGAATTGAAGAACAACATCAAAAAATACTGGTGGGATTCCATGGTATTACTTCACGAAAACGTGGTGGGACTCGATTCAGCAATCTTTATGCATCCCACAACGTGGAAAGCTTCCGGCCATGTCGATGCCTTCAACGACCCGTTGATTGACAACAAAGACTCGAAGAAACGCTATCGTGCCGATGTGCTGATTGAAGATCAGCTGGCCAAATACGAAGCGAAAATCGATAAAGAGATTGAAAAGGCGAAGAAGAAATTTGGCGACAGTTTCGACGAAGCCAAATTCCGTGAAACCAATCCGCGGGTGCTCGCCAACCTCGAAAAATGGAAGGAACTGCACGAGCGTTTCAGTAAAGCCATGAACGACATGGATTTGGCTGACCTCAAGCAGATCATCATCGATTATAAAATCGTTTGCCCCATTTCGGGAACCGGCAACTGGACCGACGTCCGTCAGTTTAACCTGATGTTTGCTACCGAAATGGGCTCGACTGCTGATGGCGCGTCCAAAATATATCTTCGTCCGGAAACGGCGCAGGGAATTTTTGTGAACTACCTGAATGTACAGAAAACCGGTCGTATGAAAATTCCTTTCGGGATTGCCCAAATCGGTAAAGCATTCCGTAACGAGATTGTTGCCCGTCAGTTCATCTTCCGCATGCGCGAATTCGAGCAGATGGAGATGCAGTATTTTGTGCGCCCCGGTAGCGAAATGGAATGGTTCGAAAAATGGAAGGCTACCCGTATGGCCTGGCACAAAGCCCTCGGTTTCGACGAAAATAGTTATCGTTTTCACGAGCACGAAAAACTGGCCCACTATGCCAACGCGGCAGTGGATGTCGAGTACAAATTCCCGTTCGGTTTCAAAGAAGTGGAAGGGATTCACTCCCGGACCAATTTCGACCTTAGCCAGCACCAGGAGTTTTCCGGTAAGAAGATTCAGTATTTCGATCCGGAAATCAACGAATCGTATGTGCCGTATGTAATCGAAACCTCCATCGGTGTCGACCGCATGTTCCTCCAGGTCGTTTCGGCAGCATATTGCGAAGAAGAAATCGAGGGAGCCAACGGTAAGAAAGATTCCCGCGTGGTGATGAAATTGCCGCCGGCCCTGGCTCCGGTAAAACTCGCGGTAATGCCGCTGGTGAAAAAAGACGGACTGCCGGAAAAAGCCCGCGCCATCATCGACACGCTGAAGTTCGAATTCAACTGCCGGTACGACGAAAAAGATTCCATCGGTAAGCGTTACCGTCGCCAGGATGCGGTAGGAACTCCCTTCTGTATTACGGTCGATCACCAAACGGTTGAGGACGATACGGTCACCATCCGCTACCGCGACACCATGGAGCAGGAGCGCGTATCGATCAACGATTTACGAAACATAATTCACGATCAGGTCAGCTACAAAAACCTTTTCGAGAAAATAGGATAA
- a CDS encoding DUF4834 family protein has protein sequence MQLFVLLYFVGFLKTLFIILVVYYGFRFLMRWLAPKVVDKAAQKLYDDMKKKSGRPGKEEKREGEVTIEQSERHEKKYNRSDGEYIDFEEVD, from the coding sequence ATGCAACTATTTGTACTGTTATATTTTGTTGGATTTCTGAAGACACTGTTCATCATCCTGGTCGTTTATTACGGTTTTCGGTTTCTGATGCGATGGCTGGCGCCGAAAGTGGTCGACAAAGCAGCACAAAAGTTGTACGATGATATGAAGAAAAAGTCGGGTCGGCCCGGAAAAGAAGAGAAGAGAGAAGGCGAAGTAACCATTGAACAATCCGAACGGCACGAAAAAAAATACAACCGTTCCGATGGTGAATACATCGACTTCGAAGAGGTTGATTAA
- a CDS encoding DUF5723 family protein, producing the protein MKYLKNNIRFLVLLSVLGLVAGNAHAQPNTMYHMKNISQTWEMNPANTGIESGWHFSMPGFSSVDLNMNTNGWRYSDLIHQGTGQYADSLIVDLDKFYNKLDDSNFMFEKTNYSFFTLGFRTGKHVFNLAVTEKEFANAFFGNNLVALVKNGNAPYLGSSFNTGSFGLNGIHYRELALGYAYDLNKKVTLGMTAKILFGMGAAQSKDISMSVQAPGDASYLNVEGTGQLNVSGPFTFYTSPDGLVDSVDTHFDGSYMTNTGNMGFAVDLGAVFKPTDKVTLSASIIDLGSIGWKTDVTNLTLNGQFNYEGVNIDNSLNKNDPNYKSPSDAFSDLGDSIKHAFSIDNTNNSFSTAIPVKVYIGGSYRVNPNIEVGGLARARIYNSQASLSFTASGNAYWGDFFSLSASYSVIEGSYANLGLGVGLRGGPVQFYMVTDNVLTAVNPAGASSLNLRFGLNFLIGYNKEKNRGPI; encoded by the coding sequence ATGAAGTATCTGAAAAACAATATAAGATTCCTGGTACTGCTGTCTGTTTTAGGGCTGGTGGCAGGAAACGCCCATGCTCAGCCGAATACCATGTACCACATGAAAAATATTTCGCAGACATGGGAAATGAACCCGGCGAATACCGGAATTGAGAGTGGCTGGCATTTTAGTATGCCAGGTTTCTCGAGTGTTGATCTGAACATGAACACCAACGGATGGAGATATTCTGATTTGATTCATCAGGGAACCGGGCAGTACGCCGACTCACTGATTGTCGATCTGGACAAGTTCTACAACAAGCTGGATGACTCCAATTTCATGTTCGAGAAGACCAATTATTCTTTTTTCACGCTTGGTTTCCGAACAGGAAAGCATGTTTTTAATCTGGCTGTTACCGAGAAGGAATTTGCCAACGCATTCTTTGGCAACAACCTGGTGGCTTTGGTGAAAAACGGAAATGCTCCTTACCTTGGGTCGTCTTTCAATACAGGCTCCTTCGGGCTGAATGGTATTCACTATCGTGAACTGGCGCTTGGTTATGCCTACGATTTGAATAAGAAAGTGACGCTCGGTATGACCGCCAAAATTTTATTTGGTATGGGAGCTGCGCAAAGCAAAGATATCAGCATGTCGGTACAGGCACCGGGCGACGCTTCGTATCTGAATGTAGAAGGCACGGGTCAGTTAAATGTTTCCGGACCGTTCACGTTTTATACCAGCCCTGATGGATTGGTCGACTCGGTCGATACTCATTTCGACGGAAGTTATATGACCAACACCGGGAACATGGGATTTGCCGTCGACCTGGGAGCAGTATTCAAGCCAACCGATAAGGTAACACTTTCGGCCAGTATCATCGACCTGGGAAGTATTGGCTGGAAAACCGATGTGACCAATTTGACGCTGAACGGTCAGTTCAACTACGAAGGGGTGAATATTGACAATTCATTGAATAAAAACGATCCCAACTACAAGTCACCGAGTGATGCATTCAGCGATTTGGGCGATTCGATCAAACACGCATTCAGCATCGACAATACCAACAATAGCTTCAGTACGGCTATTCCTGTAAAGGTATACATTGGCGGAAGTTATCGTGTTAATCCGAACATTGAGGTCGGTGGTTTGGCGCGTGCCCGTATTTACAACAGCCAGGCAAGCCTGTCGTTTACCGCTTCCGGAAATGCTTACTGGGGCGACTTCTTCAGTCTTTCGGCCAGTTATTCGGTTATCGAAGGTTCGTACGCAAACCTGGGACTAGGTGTTGGATTGCGTGGTGGACCGGTACAGTTCTACATGGTAACCGACAACGTACTGACGGCTGTGAATCCGGCTGGTGCCTCCAGTTTAAACCTTCGTTTCGGACTCAACTTCTTAATCGGTTACAATAAAGAGAAAAATCGTGGGCCGATTTAA